agagtttactcagtatgcagggtagggatctgtggggcccaccatgatgtaagtgttttatctacgccgttcatcgattttattagatcattttaaggtataaccctaaaaatgaagcaggtccatagctccagtggaccacaccaaaggaagatgcagtgataatgacacctaccgttgaaacctttctaagggccaccgtgaaaaaacaaatatctgcttgatccgaaATTTCTCCAGCTCCCATGAAATTTTtagtggtggacgttcaatccccactttgtggtccacttacgtCCTGGACCTGCCTCACTTTTTGGATCATACATTAAAATAATCCGATAAATATTATGAACGGGTGgatgaaacaattacatcacagtgggccccacagagccctgcccggacggtaaaTTATGAAcgggtggatgaaacacttacatcatggtgggccccacagagcccttcccGGACggttaccgtccgggcgggggtaggacgcaatccgcgtcccctagTTCCGCTTCCCATATACATCACGCACCATTTGTCCAGCTTCTTCAGCCCGAAGCTTATAACTCGCGGTCTCAAGCTTATAAACGTCCTACACCGTTCGCAGGAACATGGCTCCAATCATCCATCCGGACCGCcaccatgtgggctccacatttgATTTAATGACTTCCTAAAAACTGATTTGATTGGATcatatcctaaccatctgatcaactcTTAGGATAATGAAATCGGATTAAGTACTGGGTAACTTTgagcaaactctgtggggcccaccataagttatgtgtcttatatccattcatctatccgttttaccagcttattttaaggtatgagcccaaaatcgaagcatacccaaagctcaagtggaccacactaatggaGACTCTGTGgattgaacaccaaccattaaaatCTGAGGGgttacaaatgttttggatcaagcagatatttttattttccctttattcataccatgtgaccttatgaacaagttggatgacaaacaaacatcaacgtgggccttaggaagtttccaatggtggacatcattttccccactgtttcctgtggtgggtccacttgagatttagatatgcttcaattttaagctcaaCTCATATCGTTACTCTGGACCATCAATTAAGTTTGCCCCACCTTTGATTGCATGGGTTTCTCATGAATCGTTTCAATTAGACCACACTAACCGTCACCAACCGTCCATATATATTGTTTATAGTATAGTGAATCTGGTaatcaatttggaccatccattacaTGGGTCTCACTTTTGATTACTAGTACTTCTCAGGAATTGCTTTAATCAGACGACCTATCTGTCCAACCATGCACCATGTCAACCTCACCATTAATTGTATGTGTTCTACAAGAATTTACTCAATCAGATCATCCTAAACatccaatccggaccatccatcaagtggccaCTTTTGGTTGCATGTTTTACTCAGGAATGGCTTTGACCACATCATCCCAGTGATCCAATTGATTGCTAGGAAATTGAACAATCCATATTAATTGTAAAAAAATTCACTCTTAAAATATATTCTAAATTACTATAAACAGTATATACATTCTTCAAGTAAACACAATCACCCTCTAATATAATCAAAGTGTTCACTGACTCTTGGTGGGCTCCATTTTAGATGAATGGTCCACCACTCCAGCATGGCCCGTTAGCATCATGTACTTATCCTTCCTAGTCAATGTGGTGGACTCAAACCCTAGTGTGCAACCCAACATCCTCTGCACATGATTCGCCACGTCGATCGATGGCCTTCCACCAGTACACGTCATCTCGGTTGGCATCGGGTCCAGGAACGTGATCTCAAACGTAGGTCTAGGGTTCATGAACAAGAAGAACGGGTCCATGGACTCCCATCCCCTGGCTGTCGATCCAAAGAACATGCCCTGCCTGATGTTGACTGCCACCGGCACGATCCGGTCGCTTAGTTCTGCAAACAAGGCGCTGAAGCGAAGCAAGAAGGGTTGACGGCATGTGGTACCCTCAGGGCAAATGATGAGATCGCCTTCTTTGAGGAGAGCTGAGATGCGAGCAGTGTCAGTTGCACGATCACGTGATAATCGGAACGTACGTATGGGGGACATGAGCTCAGAGAAATGGCCTAGGCTGTAAGTTACACATGAAATCTTGCGTTTGAGGGCAACTGAGATGACGAGAGGATCGATTGCTGTGCGGTGATTGCATACATAGAGAAAGCCAGGAGAGCCTGAGGAGGGTGGTGGTGGAGGTAGGCCGCGGGTTATAAGCTTGAGGCCGAAGAAGCTGGATAAACGGGGCATGATGGATAGGGGAAGTGGTACTAGGAAAAAGATTCGGATGATGGCTAGGATGAAACCGAGGGGAATCCATAGGTAGTTGATGATGGCGTTGAGATAGGTGGGCCTTTGAACTAGACGGCCATCGTGCAAGATGAGACGGAGATTGAGGTTGTCTGGATTGACAGGGACGGCTGAATTGTCCGGGTGCACAATGTAGCCCTCCTGGTTGGACCATGTAGACATGTAAGTAAGCTGTGAGAAATATTTCGTGAGCTACTACTACAGGTAGTTATAATCAAATATGTAACAATCACACGATGAGGGCTTATTTCTTTTGTGTGAGAGCGTGACTAGCTAgttaccctgccactagccaatgttcagtggtcggtgctatgtgggccccaccccaccatgatgtatgtgtttcatgtatgctgtccatctatatatatatatatatatatatatatatatatatatatatatatatatatatatatatatatagggaaaaggtactagcgctcgagctgatgggaatgtccaatgaggtcaagctgtgtgggccccactgtgatgcgtttcaaacatctaccccatcaatcagatgcaccattgcATCGTgtgcctaggtctcaaaaataaagtcaatctgtgacttttgtgggccacaccacatacaaaagtggggaggggctgtgcaccattaaaacattcataatcattttttgggcccaccgagatgtggtttgcaaatccagcccatccattatgtgtgtcccacttggatgagggttcgtacaaagtttcagcagcattcaaaacgcaggtgggccccaccaagtgcttttatatgttttaatggtgtcttcacatgattgtagatggtatggcccacctgagttccgtatatgcctgattttttggatatcccataatttagaggggacccatcaaatgcacagtgttgatggtcgacacgcattacggtggggcctacacagctcacatcatgggagcttatcgtgaggtcgagcacacaGTACCTtttcccctatatatatatatatatatatataatggtatgAGCTCAAGAAATAAGGTATATCCTAAtattaatccactccgtccattgcgtTCTCTTCGAAAAACCATTCGGACATGGTGAGTGTTCGATcgaattcggtgtggcccatggaatCAAATAGTTTCATCATCTATCTTGTGTTTGGAAGATTAATAACTGTTATTCACTGCCTTATGTGATTTCGTCACCTAGGCCATGATCATAGGGCCCTTTCAAGCCTGATTGACGGTCCCAATCATCCAGAACATGGATCTTGGAGGCCCACGAAACATCATTCATGATGTCTGTTTCGCAGCAGAAAATGCCTCTTTCCTTTTTTGAAAGAGATCGGGTCAACGTCAGTTTGACCTGGTCTCTTGTTTAGTGCACATGGGTGTACCCTTGTGCACCATGCACACCCAACataggtgggatccactgtgcTGCTTTTGAGAGATCTGatctgtccatcctttttctcatctcatttaaactATTGATactaattttgaagcatatccagatatcaggcgggcccaaaatcaatggtttatgagATGATCTGTCCACTAGGTCACTTTCACAGGGATcgaatggctgaaattcgacgtgtacggttaatttatggtcctcaggccatgtatgaagtttcgagccaactagatggtgggaaccctatgatcttgcattctggaccaatttcgggccacttgagcttcagtttctcgattttctcggatctctggcatgtaaatccatcgatctcagtcccttggggtccgtcccttgccttggtagcTTCGGaacgtcaattccatgcattcagcatcattttcagtccaagcttcctaaattcaccttgcaccacaaacacgattaaaataagacattaaacaatatcatgttcgtaaaagcaggtaataactggagtctgatatgcaatatttgacccttaacagtaaacaagactaatcgctttcgcttatacttgtcatgtcgaggtggtgatgcaaaaccatgccccaatgcccccaaggatgtccaaattcttttttaagctctgttagattcgaatagaaaaccttccactccatccaaaccttttgcttctggatctagtacacgGATGACATCCACCGAAGATGCAgaggaggaagccagattaaaagctttggaggaagaacaattccaactcgccttaaaacgcagTATGAAAGACGTTTCTAGACTTCAGCGATATTCGAGTCATAGACAACCCAATGTTGATGCAGGGTCGAGTTACTAGAGtacgacaaacaagaagaagaagaagagtaacaaattcaaatttctgactcgtctcggtgaattttatagggcattgggtactacatacaattcttcacataaaacaagttaaaaaatctagttcaaagtgtagaagagcacgaaggaaaaatctcttcgccttctgactcagaggaagtgaaccaatttatatatgaaaaaatagatagcaatTCCGATGGATCAGATGGCAATACAAGAAGACACTCatcttatggaggttattagtaataaattgtcattttgaagtgaacaatgtaatgtaaatatgctaatgtaattatcgaagttttttaattataaattatgtgcattttatatattttattgtttaGTTTAACTTTGAATTCCAATTGACTTGAACTCACCTCGAAAACTCACACTCTATTCAACTCGATTTCTGCCCGTACTCGAACTCACctcgaaaactcggactcgacttgactcatttactactcgtactcggctcataCTCGGGCGAGTAAAGTACGAGCAGGGAGTCCATACTCGTTGGCcgagtagagccgagtacgagcagcACTCGGGCGTTAAGAGCAGAGTACGAGTAGAGcgatactcgactcgactcgactcgtgtacagctctagtggagagagagacaggtagatcattgaagtgtatctgtactgacaatggtggtgaatacatcggtgactttcatgagtattgtaagtccctaggtatacggcatgaacagacagtTCCCAAGACTCCCCTAcataatggtgtggttgagcgaatgaatcgcaccattgttgagagaatcagatgcatgttatcccatgcaaagttgcccaagacgttctggagaGAAGCAATAAACATGACAATATATTTGATAAACatgtctccatcagccccattgaatggagaagtacccaaGAACGTGTGTACTGgaaaggatccatcgtacagtaaTCTCtgggtgtttggatgtagggcatccgttcacgcacaaaaggacgagaggtccaagctcgatatgaaaatCAGGCAGTGCGTGCTCTTGTGGTACGGTGACGAAAAGTTTGGTTACTGACtaatccgaccgagaagaagctcatcaggagcagagatatggttttctttgaagatcagtgtatagaagacattgataagccagagaagaactagcctagtttaggtgagctagaagacatggatccagttattcctcccgtggtgcttgATGATGGGGAAGTAcagtaaggtgcagaggacgaggaagttc
This DNA window, taken from Magnolia sinica isolate HGM2019 chromosome 14, MsV1, whole genome shotgun sequence, encodes the following:
- the LOC131225084 gene encoding glycerol-3-phosphate 2-O-acyltransferase 6-like codes for the protein MSTWSNQEGYIVHPDNSAVPVNPDNLNLRLILHDGRLVQRPTYLNAIINYLWIPLGFILAIIRIFFLVPLPLSIMPRLSSFFGLKLITRGLPPPPPSSGSPGFLYVCNHRTAIDPLVISVALKRKISCVTYSLGHFSELMSPIRTFRLSRDRATDTARISALLKEGDLIICPEGTTCRQPFLLRFSALFAELSDRIVPVAVNIRQGMFFGSTARGWESMDPFFLFMNPRPTFEITFLDPMPTEMTCTGGRPSIDVANHVQRMLGCTLGFESTTLTRKDKYMMLTGHAGVVDHSSKMEPTKSQ